The DNA region ACGTACACCGCCGCCGCGTCCACCTCATCCAGGAATCGCATGGCGGCGCTGTAGTCCTCTGTCACAATTGCCTCGGAATGGCCTGATCCAAAGGTCTGTATATGTTCCAGCGCCTCCTCCTCTGAGTCCACCACCTTCACAGCCGCCACCAGGGCCAGGAATTCCTTTCCCCAGTCTTCGCTCGTAGCAGGCTGCACATTCATCTCCTGCAGAGGCCCCAGTATACTCATGGCGCGATGGTCGCACCGCATCTCCACCCCAGCCTTGGCCCACTCCTTGCCGATGGCCGGCAGGTACTTGGGTGCCACTTCGGCATGGACAATTAACGTGTCCAAAGCGTTGCACACCGTGGGGCGCTTAACCTTCGCGTTATAAGCAATCGCCACCGCCTTCTTCAAGTCCGCCGCGCGGTCCACGTATGTATGGCACACACCAACGCCCCCCGCCACCACAGGCATTGTGGCGTTAGCCGCCACAAACTTGATGAACTTATCTCCCCCGCGAGGGACCATCAGATCAATGTGCTGGTTCATGCGAAGTATCGCCTCCACCAGCTTGCGGTCCGGGTCATCAACATACTGTACCGCGTCCTCCGGCGCCCCTGCCTCGGCGATAGCCCCACGAATGAGCCGCGCCAGTATCCGGTTCGAGTTGATAGCCTCGCTGCCGCCTCTCAATATGCACGCGTTCCCCGACTTCAAGCACAACGCCGATATGTCCACCGTCACGTTTGGTCTGCTCTCATATATCGAGCCGATGACCCCCAGCGGCACCCGTTTTTTCCCTATCATGAGTCCATTTGGCCGGTTCTGCATGTCGAAGACCTCACCTACCGGGTCTTCCAGCAGCGCGATGGCCCTCACATCTTGCGCCATCCCATTAATGCGTTCCTTGGTTAGTAACAGCCTGTCCAGCATCGCCTCCGACAAGCCTTTTTCTCGCCCCGCCGCATAGTCCTTCTTGTTCGCTTCCTGTATCTTGTTCGAATACTTCACCAGCGCGTCCGCCACGCCCTCCAACGCGCGATTCTTCACGCTGGAGGGCAGCCTCGCCAGCTTCCGGCTAGCCGCTCGCGCCGCCTGTCCCTGGGAATGGAGGGTTTCTATGGATGCGTTAGTCATTTCATCTGTCCATCCAAGTCACTCTTCAATTTCACCGACTAGCTCTTCAGATTCCTCGTCCTCTAGCATCCCTGCAAATTTGCCGTTACCTTGACCTACAACATAGGTTTCTTTGGCCTCACCCATCATCATCTGCTCACCATGCGTCTCGACACGCCGCGCCTTGGCAAAACCCCGTAGCTTACCACCCTGTGGCAAGGCGGGCCTTTGGCCCTGTAGCAGTTCTTCTATCGTCATTATCTGAATACGTGGAAAGTCCCGCTCCCACAAAATCGAATGGTGGAAGCCGCCAGTGGCAGCTTCAACCCTCATGGGTTCAGTGGACGGCCGTAGCGCTATCAGCAGTCCCAGGTTATCCTGCCCAATAATCGATTTTAACTCACGAACATCCTTTACAGTCACCCCGCCACTTTTTACCGATACTATGACCCTTCGTGCTCTCCCCTTACGGTCGTCCATGAAAGAAAAAACCCCGTCTATTCCCTGATCAGCGCCCTTTTTCTTTTCCCCGCTCTGTGGCAGAGCATTTACTAAGCTCAAAGCCCACCACTGGAATTGGTATCTGTCCTGCCGCGCCAATGCCTCCGCCCCCGCTACGTCCTTAGGCTCGCCTACAACCTCATATTTAAGTCCAGGGAAGCTGTCTTCCAGCCGCTTCTTCATCACTGTAATAGCTAAGTGCGTTACGTCAATGCCAACCCAGCGGCGATTTAAGGTCTGGGCAGCCACCACTGCGGTGCCGCAACCACAGAAGGGGTCCAACACCACATCTCCTTCCTGAGACGAGGCACTTATGATTCGTTCAAGAAGCGCAACAGGCTTCTGAGTTTGATAACCAAGCCTTTCCTGGTCTTTTGGTGAAAGCCATCTTACCTCTTGGTCTACCCCATTCGCACTGCCGAGTACGGTTCCTTCAGTATATGGCTGATATGCCCAAATATCCGGAACCGCCTGCCCGTCATCAGGCTTGAGTCGTTTCTCATATATTGGCCAGGCTTGCCCAGGAATTATTTTTATTAGGCCTAATTTAAACAGAAGGTCAAGTTTTTGATGTTGACTTAGGCCAGATACATCTTCATCAATATCATTAAATAATGTACTTGGTATCGCCCAATGTCTTCCCTTTGCACTAGGATCAAATCCGTGCCATGGCTTTCCAGACTCTCCACCACGGAGACCCGAACCAGTTAGAACATTGCCATAATAGTTAGTTTTCCATCCAACTTCATCTTTCATAAAGAACTGCTCA from SAR202 cluster bacterium includes:
- a CDS encoding glutamate-5-semialdehyde dehydrogenase, with product MTNASIETLHSQGQAARAASRKLARLPSSVKNRALEGVADALVKYSNKIQEANKKDYAAGREKGLSEAMLDRLLLTKERINGMAQDVRAIALLEDPVGEVFDMQNRPNGLMIGKKRVPLGVIGSIYESRPNVTVDISALCLKSGNACILRGGSEAINSNRILARLIRGAIAEAGAPEDAVQYVDDPDRKLVEAILRMNQHIDLMVPRGGDKFIKFVAANATMPVVAGGVGVCHTYVDRAADLKKAVAIAYNAKVKRPTVCNALDTLIVHAEVAPKYLPAIGKEWAKAGVEMRCDHRAMSILGPLQEMNVQPATSEDWGKEFLALVAAVKVVDSEEEALEHIQTFGSGHSEAIVTEDYSAAMRFLDEVDAAAVYVNASTYFTDGGQFGLGAEVGISTQKFHARGPMGLKDLTSYKWIVMGNGQVRE
- a CDS encoding site-specific DNA-methyltransferase, with the translated sequence MADIKTNALYYGDNLEILRRYVPDESVDLIYLDPPFNSQQQYNVLFRESSGVPSEAQIRAFTDTWKWDIKAEATYQEIIVNSPLKVSKAIEALRAFIGSNDVMAYLTMMTVRLVELHRVLKSEGSLYLHCDPTASHYLKVILDTIFDPVNFRNEIIWRRTGTHGKSHRFAPIHDVILFYSKSEKYKWTFLKKPFMRGHVEQFFMKDEVGWKTNYYGNVLTGSGLRGGESGKPWHGFDPSAKGRHWAIPSTLFNDIDEDVSGLSQHQKLDLLFKLGLIKIIPGQAWPIYEKRLKPDDGQAVPDIWAYQPYTEGTVLGSANGVDQEVRWLSPKDQERLGYQTQKPVALLERIISASSQEGDVVLDPFCGCGTAVVAAQTLNRRWVGIDVTHLAITVMKKRLEDSFPGLKYEVVGEPKDVAGAEALARQDRYQFQWWALSLVNALPQSGEKKKGADQGIDGVFSFMDDRKGRARRVIVSVKSGGVTVKDVRELKSIIGQDNLGLLIALRPSTEPMRVEAATGGFHHSILWERDFPRIQIMTIEELLQGQRPALPQGGKLRGFAKARRVETHGEQMMMGEAKETYVVGQGNGKFAGMLEDEESEELVGEIEE